A single window of Salvia splendens isolate huo1 chromosome 8, SspV2, whole genome shotgun sequence DNA harbors:
- the LOC121743842 gene encoding vacuolar protein-sorting-associated protein 11 homolog isoform X1 has translation MYQWRKFDFFDEKKTKIPEEIEGEIRCCSSGRGRIVLGCRDGTVSLLDRGLQHIYSFPAHSSSVLFLQQLKQRNLLVTVGEDEQLPPQKAAVCLKVFDLDKRQEEGSSTSAPECIQILRIFTNQFSEAEITSFLVFEEAPPIIFIALGLENGCIYCIQGDIARERIKRFKLEVQNGQPGKVHSPITGIGFRVDGQAFQLFAVTPSSVSLFKVEAQTPTAQTLDYIGSEAGSVAMTDHSELIIGRPEAVYFYEIDGRGPCWAFEGEKKLVGWFRGYLLCVIADQRTGKYTFSIYDLKNRLIAHSIAVQEVSHMLCEWGNILLIMADKSVLLVVEKDMESKLDMLFKKNLYPVAINLVQSQQADAVATAEVLRKYGDHLYSKQSYDEAMAQYIHTIGHLEPSYVIQKFLDAQRIHNLTNYLEKLHEKGLASKDHTTLLLNCYTKLKDVEKLDVFIKSEDGVGEHKFDVETAIKVCRAANYHEHAMYVAKKTGRHEWYLKILLEDLDRYEEALQYINSLEPNQAGLTVKEYGKILIEHKPKETVQILMRLCTEEGESARGGSSSFLAMLPSPVDFINIFVIHPQSLMEFLENYTNKVKDSPAQFEIHNTLLELYLSHDLDFPSLAQTGSIENAEPTADRESSAVVMSRTQSNGKMQSDDASLERDRLERRQKGLVLLKSAWPSEQEQPQYDVDLAIILCEMNSFNEGLLYLYEKLKLYKEVIACYMQAHDHDGLIACCKRLGDSGKGGDPSLWAGLLKYFGELGEDCSREVKEVLNYVERDDILPPILVLQTLSRNPCLTLSVIKDYIARKLEQESKMIEEDHTAIEKYQEETSSMRKEIQDLRTNARIFQLSKCSACTFTLDLPTVHFICLHSFHQRCLGDNEKECPECAPEYRAVSEMKRSLEQNSKSQDYFFQQVRNSKDGFSIVAEYFGKGIISKTNKGLVEAPSQTNEYTNGNY, from the exons ATGTACCAGTGGCGGAAATTCGACTTCTTCGACGAGAAGAAGACCAAAATCCCTGAGGAGATCGAGGGCGAAATCCGATGCTGCTCCAGCGGCAGAGGTAGGATCGTCTTAGGCTGCCGCGACGGCACCGTCTCTCTCCTTGATCGCGGCCTCCAGCACATTTACTCGTTCCCGGCTCACTCCTCTTCTGTTCTCTTCCTCCAGCAGCTTAAG CAACGGAACCTCTTAGTGACTGTTGGAGAGGACGAACAATTGCCTCCACAGAAAGCAGCTGTGTGCTTGAAGGTTTTCGATCTCGATAAAAGACAAGAAGAAGGGTCGAGTACTTCAGCTCCAGAGTGCATTCAGATTTTGCGAATATTTACCAACCAATTTTCTGAGGCAGAG ATCACATCTTTTCTAGTTTTTGAGGAGGCTCCTCCAATAATATTTATCGCCCTTGGGTTGGAGAATGGCTGTATTTATTGCATTCAAGGTGACATTGCCCGTGAACGGATCAAGCGCTTCAAGCTTGAGGTTCAGAATGGTCAACCCGGAAAAGTACATTCTCCGATTACTGGAATTGGTTTCCGTGTGGACGGACAAGCCTTTCAACTCTTTGCTGTCACTCCGAGCTCAGTGAGCTTGTTTAAAGTGGAGGCTCAAACACCTACTGCTCAAACGCTTGATTACATAGGTTCTGAAGCTGGAAGTGTGGCAATGACTGATCACTCG GAATTGATCATTGGTCGGCCCGAAGCTGTCTATTTCTATGAAATTGATGGCCGAGGCCCATGCTGGGCTTTTGAGGGAGAGAAGAAACTTGTTGGGTGGTTTCGTGGCTATCTCTTATGTGTTATTGCTGATCAGAGAACTGGGAAATATACTTTCAGCATTTATGACCTGAAGAACCGCTTAATAGCCCATAGTATAGCGGTTCAAGAAGTTTCTCACATGCTCTGTGAATGGGGTAATATATTACTCATTATGGCAGACAAATCAGTTCTTCTTGTTGTAGAGAAGGATATGGAAAGCAAGTTGGATATGCTTTTCAAGAAAAACCTTTACCCAGTGGCTATTAATCTTGTCCAGAGCCAGCAAGCTGATGCTGTGGCTACTGCGGAAGTGCTAAGGAAGTATGGTGATCATTTATATAGCAAACAGAGTTACGACGAAGCTATGGCTCAGTATATCCATACCATTGGGCATCTAGAACCTTCGTACGTCATACAGAAGTTTTTGGATGCGCAGAGAATTCACAATCTAACAAATTACTTGGAAAAGTTGCATGAGAAGGGTCTTGCTTCCAAAGATCATACCACTCTCTTGCTCAACTGTTATACCAAACTGAAAGATGTTGAGAAGTTGGATGTATTCATAAAGAGTGAGGATGGAGTTGGGGAACATAAGTTTGATGTGGAAACTGCAATAAAGGTATGTCGAGCTGCCAATTACCATGAGCATGCAATGTATGTTGCCAAGAAGACTGGGAGACATGAATGGTACTTGAAGATTTTGCTTGAGGACTTAGACAGATATGAGGAAGCATTGCAATATATAAATAGCCTTGAGCCAAATCAAGCTGGTTTGACTGTTAAAGAGTATGGAAAGATTCTCATAGAACACAAGCCTAAGGAGACAGTTCAAATATTGATGAGGCTTTGTACTGAAGAAGGAGAATCTGCAAGGGGGGGATCCTCATCCTTTCTAGCCATGTTGCCATCTCCTGTTGATTTTATCAATATTTTTGTGATTCATCCACAATCGCTCATGGAATTCCTAGAAAATTACACCAACAAAGTGAAGGATTCTCCAGCTCAATTTGAAATCCATAACACCCTGTTGGAATTATACTTGTCTCACGATTTGGACTTTCCATCTCTTGCACAAACTGGTAGCATTGAAAATGCTGAACCTACAGCAGATAGGGAATCCAGTGCTGTTGTGATGTCAAGAACACAATCTAATGGGAAGATGCAGTCTGATGATGCATCCCTGGAGAGAGATCGCCTGGAGAGACGTCAAAAGGGGCTGGTCTTGCTTAAAAGTGCATGGCCATCTGAGCAGGAGCAGCCACAATATGATGTTGATCTAGCAATAATTCTATGTGAGATGAACTCTTTTAATGAAGGGCTTTTGTATCTGTATGAGAAGTTGAAACTATATAAGGAGGTGATTGCCTGCTATATGCAGGCACATGATCATGATGGTTTAATTGCATGCTGCAAGAGGCTGGGGGACTCAGGTAAGGGTGGTGATCCCTCTCTCTGGGCCGGTCTGTTGAAGTACTTTGGTGAACTTGGAGAGGATTGTTCTAGAGAAGTTAAAGAAGTTTTGAATTATGTTGAAAGGGATGATATTTTGCCTCCGATTTTAGTTCTTCAAACTTTATCTAGAAATCCATGCCTCACACTTTCTGTGATCAAGGACTATATTGCTAGAAAGCTTGAGCAGGAGTCAAAGATGATTGAGGAGGATCATACAGCTATTGAAAAGTATCAG GAGGAAACATCATCAATGAGAAAAGAAATCCAGGATCTCAGAACAAATGCAAGGATCTTCCAGCTTAGCAAGTGCAGTGCTTGCACCTTCACACTTGACCTTCCCACTGTCCACTTCATATGCTTGCACTCGTTCCACCAACGATGTCTTGGTGACAACGAGAAGGAATGTCCAGAATGTGCTCCCGAGTATAGAGCTGTTTCAGAGATGAAGAGAAGTCTAGAGCAGAATTCCAAAAGCCAAGATTACTTCTTCCAGCAAGTGAGAAATTCAAAGGACGGTTTCTCCATTGTTGCTGAGTATTTTGGTAAGGGAATCATCAGCAAAACTAACAAAGGACTCGTTGAAGCTCCTAGCCAGACCAATGAGTATACCAACGGCAACTATTGA
- the LOC121744382 gene encoding scarecrow-like protein 21, with translation MSNTWYCQPLRKLEGYSLQHCQPLNSPQLWSYSNITNGNGCSILLSLESSTVTANHSASTVSLSPNESSLSHQDYPAGGLQINDEEDVSELKHKLKELETVMFGPDVDFLETYDDSVATRLASAEIDSWRQLMEVIPRGDLKQLLTACAKAVSNCDWLMAQWLMSELRQLVSVSGAPVQRLGAYMLEGLVALMSASGSSINKSLKLREPASFELLSYMHMLYEVCPYFKFGYMSANGAIAEAMKDENRVHIIDFQIGQGSQWIPLIQAFGGRPGGPPHIRITGVDDITSPYARGGGLNMVGRRLAKLAQAFKVPFTFHAVAVPACEVRAENLGIRAGEALAVNFAFMLHRMADESMSTENHRDRLLRMVKGLNPKVVTLVEHELNTNTAAFYPRFVEALDYYTAMFESINVTLKREHKERINVEQHCLARDVVNIIACEGAERVERHEPHGKWRSRFTMAGFSPNPLSSLVNATIKTLLQNYCDGYSLSERDGALFLGWLNRDLVAASAWK, from the coding sequence ATGTCTAATACATGGTATTGTCAGCCTCTTAGAAAGCTAGAGGGCTACTCCCTTCAACATTGTCAGCCATTAAACAGCCCTCAGCTATGGAGTTACAGCAACATTACTAATGGTAATGGCTGCTCAATTCTCCTCTCACTGGAGTCATCCACTGTGACTGCGAATCACTCAGCTTCAACGGTCAGCCTCTCTCCCAATGAGAGCTCGTTGTCTCATCAAGACTACCCTGCAGGAGGTCTGCAGATCAACGATGAGGAAGACGTGAGCGAGTTGAAGCACAAGCTCAAGGAGCTGGAGACCGTGATGTTCGGGCCGGATGTTGATTTTCTTGAAACCTATGACGATTCTGTGGCAACTAGGTTAGCCTCCGCAGAGATAGACAGCTGGAGGCAGCTGATGGAGGTGATCCCGCGAGGGGACCTCAAGCAGCTGCTTACGGCCTGTGCAAAGGCCGTGTCAAACTGTGATTGGTTGATGGCGCAGTGGCTCATGTCCGAGCTGCGCCAGTTGGTCTCAGTTTCTGGTGCACCGGTGCAGCGCCTGGGGGCGTACATGCTGGAGGGGTTGGTGGCGCTGATGAGCGCCTCCGGCAGCTCCATCAACAAGTCTTTGAAACTGAGAGAGCCTGCTAGCTTTGAGCTGCTGTCTTATATGCACATGTTGTATGAGGTGTGTCCTTATTTCAAGTTTGGTTATATGTCAGCAAATGGTGCCATTGCGGAAGCAATGAAAGATGAGAATAGGGTTCACATTATTGATTTCCAGATAGGTCAGGGTAGCCAGTGGATACCTCTGATTCAGGCGTTTGGGGGCCGGCCAGGTGGACCGCCACATATCCGGATAACGGGTGTGGACGACATTACCTCGCCATATGCTCGTGGAGGAGGGTTGAACATGGTGGGGAGGAGGCTAGCTAAGCTCGCTCAAGCCTTCAAAGTTCCCTTCACATTCCATGCTGTGGCCGTGCCGGCCTGCGAGGTCCGGGCTGAGAATCTTGGGATCCGGGCTGGGGAGGCGTTGGCGGTGAACTTCGCCTTCATGCTGCACCGGATGGCCGACGAGAGCATGAGCACAGAGAACCACAGAGACAGGCTGCTGAGGATGGTGAAAGGGCTTAACCCTAAGGTGGTGACACTGGTTGAGCATGAGCTCAACACCAACACTGCGGCTTTCTATCCTCGTTTTGTCGAGGCGTTGGATTATTACACGGCGATGTTCGAGTCCATTAACGTTACACTCAAGAGGGAGCACAAGGAGAGGATAAATGTGGAGCAGCACTGCTTGGCAAGAGATGTTGTGAACATCATAGCCTGCGAGGGGGCTGAGAGAGTCGAGAGGCACGAGCCGCATGGGAAGTGGAGATCGCGCTTCACTATGGCCGGTTTCAGCCCTAACCCGTTGAGCTCTCTGGTGAATGCCACCATCAAGACTCTGCTTCAGAACTACTGCGATGGATATAGCCTTTCAGAGAGAGATGGAGCTCTGTTTCTTGGGTGGTTGAATAGAGACTTAGTCGCTGCTTCTGCTTGGAAGTGA
- the LOC121743842 gene encoding vacuolar protein-sorting-associated protein 11 homolog isoform X2, protein MALLLNQQRNLLVTVGEDEQLPPQKAAVCLKVFDLDKRQEEGSSTSAPECIQILRIFTNQFSEAEITSFLVFEEAPPIIFIALGLENGCIYCIQGDIARERIKRFKLEVQNGQPGKVHSPITGIGFRVDGQAFQLFAVTPSSVSLFKVEAQTPTAQTLDYIGSEAGSVAMTDHSELIIGRPEAVYFYEIDGRGPCWAFEGEKKLVGWFRGYLLCVIADQRTGKYTFSIYDLKNRLIAHSIAVQEVSHMLCEWGNILLIMADKSVLLVVEKDMESKLDMLFKKNLYPVAINLVQSQQADAVATAEVLRKYGDHLYSKQSYDEAMAQYIHTIGHLEPSYVIQKFLDAQRIHNLTNYLEKLHEKGLASKDHTTLLLNCYTKLKDVEKLDVFIKSEDGVGEHKFDVETAIKVCRAANYHEHAMYVAKKTGRHEWYLKILLEDLDRYEEALQYINSLEPNQAGLTVKEYGKILIEHKPKETVQILMRLCTEEGESARGGSSSFLAMLPSPVDFINIFVIHPQSLMEFLENYTNKVKDSPAQFEIHNTLLELYLSHDLDFPSLAQTGSIENAEPTADRESSAVVMSRTQSNGKMQSDDASLERDRLERRQKGLVLLKSAWPSEQEQPQYDVDLAIILCEMNSFNEGLLYLYEKLKLYKEVIACYMQAHDHDGLIACCKRLGDSGKGGDPSLWAGLLKYFGELGEDCSREVKEVLNYVERDDILPPILVLQTLSRNPCLTLSVIKDYIARKLEQESKMIEEDHTAIEKYQEETSSMRKEIQDLRTNARIFQLSKCSACTFTLDLPTVHFICLHSFHQRCLGDNEKECPECAPEYRAVSEMKRSLEQNSKSQDYFFQQVRNSKDGFSIVAEYFGKGIISKTNKGLVEAPSQTNEYTNGNY, encoded by the exons ATGGCTTTACTGCTGAATCAGCAACGGAACCTCTTAGTGACTGTTGGAGAGGACGAACAATTGCCTCCACAGAAAGCAGCTGTGTGCTTGAAGGTTTTCGATCTCGATAAAAGACAAGAAGAAGGGTCGAGTACTTCAGCTCCAGAGTGCATTCAGATTTTGCGAATATTTACCAACCAATTTTCTGAGGCAGAG ATCACATCTTTTCTAGTTTTTGAGGAGGCTCCTCCAATAATATTTATCGCCCTTGGGTTGGAGAATGGCTGTATTTATTGCATTCAAGGTGACATTGCCCGTGAACGGATCAAGCGCTTCAAGCTTGAGGTTCAGAATGGTCAACCCGGAAAAGTACATTCTCCGATTACTGGAATTGGTTTCCGTGTGGACGGACAAGCCTTTCAACTCTTTGCTGTCACTCCGAGCTCAGTGAGCTTGTTTAAAGTGGAGGCTCAAACACCTACTGCTCAAACGCTTGATTACATAGGTTCTGAAGCTGGAAGTGTGGCAATGACTGATCACTCG GAATTGATCATTGGTCGGCCCGAAGCTGTCTATTTCTATGAAATTGATGGCCGAGGCCCATGCTGGGCTTTTGAGGGAGAGAAGAAACTTGTTGGGTGGTTTCGTGGCTATCTCTTATGTGTTATTGCTGATCAGAGAACTGGGAAATATACTTTCAGCATTTATGACCTGAAGAACCGCTTAATAGCCCATAGTATAGCGGTTCAAGAAGTTTCTCACATGCTCTGTGAATGGGGTAATATATTACTCATTATGGCAGACAAATCAGTTCTTCTTGTTGTAGAGAAGGATATGGAAAGCAAGTTGGATATGCTTTTCAAGAAAAACCTTTACCCAGTGGCTATTAATCTTGTCCAGAGCCAGCAAGCTGATGCTGTGGCTACTGCGGAAGTGCTAAGGAAGTATGGTGATCATTTATATAGCAAACAGAGTTACGACGAAGCTATGGCTCAGTATATCCATACCATTGGGCATCTAGAACCTTCGTACGTCATACAGAAGTTTTTGGATGCGCAGAGAATTCACAATCTAACAAATTACTTGGAAAAGTTGCATGAGAAGGGTCTTGCTTCCAAAGATCATACCACTCTCTTGCTCAACTGTTATACCAAACTGAAAGATGTTGAGAAGTTGGATGTATTCATAAAGAGTGAGGATGGAGTTGGGGAACATAAGTTTGATGTGGAAACTGCAATAAAGGTATGTCGAGCTGCCAATTACCATGAGCATGCAATGTATGTTGCCAAGAAGACTGGGAGACATGAATGGTACTTGAAGATTTTGCTTGAGGACTTAGACAGATATGAGGAAGCATTGCAATATATAAATAGCCTTGAGCCAAATCAAGCTGGTTTGACTGTTAAAGAGTATGGAAAGATTCTCATAGAACACAAGCCTAAGGAGACAGTTCAAATATTGATGAGGCTTTGTACTGAAGAAGGAGAATCTGCAAGGGGGGGATCCTCATCCTTTCTAGCCATGTTGCCATCTCCTGTTGATTTTATCAATATTTTTGTGATTCATCCACAATCGCTCATGGAATTCCTAGAAAATTACACCAACAAAGTGAAGGATTCTCCAGCTCAATTTGAAATCCATAACACCCTGTTGGAATTATACTTGTCTCACGATTTGGACTTTCCATCTCTTGCACAAACTGGTAGCATTGAAAATGCTGAACCTACAGCAGATAGGGAATCCAGTGCTGTTGTGATGTCAAGAACACAATCTAATGGGAAGATGCAGTCTGATGATGCATCCCTGGAGAGAGATCGCCTGGAGAGACGTCAAAAGGGGCTGGTCTTGCTTAAAAGTGCATGGCCATCTGAGCAGGAGCAGCCACAATATGATGTTGATCTAGCAATAATTCTATGTGAGATGAACTCTTTTAATGAAGGGCTTTTGTATCTGTATGAGAAGTTGAAACTATATAAGGAGGTGATTGCCTGCTATATGCAGGCACATGATCATGATGGTTTAATTGCATGCTGCAAGAGGCTGGGGGACTCAGGTAAGGGTGGTGATCCCTCTCTCTGGGCCGGTCTGTTGAAGTACTTTGGTGAACTTGGAGAGGATTGTTCTAGAGAAGTTAAAGAAGTTTTGAATTATGTTGAAAGGGATGATATTTTGCCTCCGATTTTAGTTCTTCAAACTTTATCTAGAAATCCATGCCTCACACTTTCTGTGATCAAGGACTATATTGCTAGAAAGCTTGAGCAGGAGTCAAAGATGATTGAGGAGGATCATACAGCTATTGAAAAGTATCAG GAGGAAACATCATCAATGAGAAAAGAAATCCAGGATCTCAGAACAAATGCAAGGATCTTCCAGCTTAGCAAGTGCAGTGCTTGCACCTTCACACTTGACCTTCCCACTGTCCACTTCATATGCTTGCACTCGTTCCACCAACGATGTCTTGGTGACAACGAGAAGGAATGTCCAGAATGTGCTCCCGAGTATAGAGCTGTTTCAGAGATGAAGAGAAGTCTAGAGCAGAATTCCAAAAGCCAAGATTACTTCTTCCAGCAAGTGAGAAATTCAAAGGACGGTTTCTCCATTGTTGCTGAGTATTTTGGTAAGGGAATCATCAGCAAAACTAACAAAGGACTCGTTGAAGCTCCTAGCCAGACCAATGAGTATACCAACGGCAACTATTGA